GCTGGCTGAGAAATTGCGTGACGAAGCACCAGAACTGAGGCTGATGACCAACTTTGGCGGCGGCAACTTCAAGAAGCAATTTGCCCGTGCTGACAAATGGGGCGCGCGTGTTGCCCTGGTGTTAGGCGAGGATGAAGTCAAAGCCGGTCAGGTCGTGATTAAAGATCTGCGCCGTGGCGAGCAGCAAACGCTGGATCAGGCAGAGGCTGCTGCTGTATTGCGTACGCTGTTACAGTAAGCGTGACACAGCACCAACCATAGAAAGGAGAGGGATTGCGTGGAAGTGTATAGCAATGAGAACGAGCAGACCGACGCGCTGCGCAACTTTTTTGCCAACAATGGCAAAGCGTTAGCCATTGGCGTAGTGATCGGCATTGCTGCGCTGGGTGGCTGGCGTTACTGGAGCAGTCATCAGGACGATACGGCGAAGTCAGTTTCTGCGCAGTATCAGCAACTGACCAGCGCCATGCAGGCGGGTAAACCGGAGACGCTGGAAGCGGTAAACCGTTTTGCCAGTGAAAACAGCAATACCTACGGTGCGCTGGCGGCGATGGATCTGGCGAAGCAGTATGTTGATGCTGGCCAGCTCGATAAGGCGGCGACGCTGCTGCAAAACGGACTGAAAGATACCAAAGATGCCAATCTGCAGGCGGTGATTAACCTGCGTCTGGCACGCATTCAACTGCAACAGAATCAAGCGGATGCGGCGCTTAAAACCCTTGACGGTGTGAAGGGTGATGGCTGGACAGCCATTGTGGCCGATATTCGCGGCGAAGCGCTGCTGACCAAAGGCGACAAGCAGGGCGCGCGCGATGCCTGGAGTAAAGGGGTTGAATCTGACGCCTCTCCGGCATTGAAGCAAATGATGCAGATGAAGATGAATAACTTAAGCTAAGCCAGTCAAGAGAGAGCGCATGGAATTACGTAAATACCTGCTGCCGGGACTGATTTCAGTCACTTTGCTCAGCGGTTGTTCGCTGTTTAGCGGCGAAGAAGATGTAGTAAAAATGGCCCCGTTGCCGAAGGTGGAAAATCAGTTCACGCCACAGAAAGTGTGGAACACCTCGGTAGGCGATGGCGTCGGTGATTTCTACTCAAATCTGCATCCTGCCTGGCAGGATAATACGGTTT
This genomic window from Pantoea sp. Lij88 contains:
- a CDS encoding YfgM family protein — translated: MEVYSNENEQTDALRNFFANNGKALAIGVVIGIAALGGWRYWSSHQDDTAKSVSAQYQQLTSAMQAGKPETLEAVNRFASENSNTYGALAAMDLAKQYVDAGQLDKAATLLQNGLKDTKDANLQAVINLRLARIQLQQNQADAALKTLDGVKGDGWTAIVADIRGEALLTKGDKQGARDAWSKGVESDASPALKQMMQMKMNNLS